From Microcoleus sp. FACHB-831, a single genomic window includes:
- the dusB gene encoding tRNA dihydrouridine synthase DusB, with translation MISLSPSLQARLSTPLKIGSFEVKSRVLQSPLSGVTDMVFRRLVRRYAPESMMYTEMVNATGLHYVKELPKIMEIDDNERPISIQLFDCRPDFLAEAAVMAVEEGADTVDINMGCPVNKITKNGGGSSLLRQPEVAEAIVRAVVKAVNVPVTVKTRIGWTDQEITILDFAKRMEDAGAQMITVHGRTRAQGYNGPAKWEWIKKVKEILSIPVIGNGDIFSVEAAVRCLEETGADGVMCSRGTLGYPFLVGEVDYFLKTGNLLEPPTPIQRLECAKEHLQALWEYKGDRGVRQARKHMTWYAKGFAGASELRGQLAVVDKVEHGLEFIDRAIERLANCNWQEVEGEEPILVEV, from the coding sequence ATGATTTCCCTATCTCCTAGTCTCCAAGCCCGACTCTCGACACCGCTGAAAATTGGCTCTTTTGAAGTCAAAAGCCGAGTACTGCAATCGCCTTTATCGGGCGTGACCGATATGGTATTTCGTCGCCTGGTGCGTCGCTATGCTCCAGAGTCGATGATGTACACCGAAATGGTGAATGCAACTGGGCTGCACTATGTCAAAGAGTTGCCCAAGATTATGGAGATAGACGATAACGAAAGACCGATCAGCATTCAACTATTTGACTGTCGCCCGGATTTCTTAGCAGAAGCTGCTGTAATGGCAGTTGAAGAAGGGGCTGATACTGTTGATATAAATATGGGTTGCCCGGTCAATAAAATTACTAAGAATGGCGGCGGTTCTTCTTTATTGCGCCAACCGGAAGTAGCTGAGGCAATTGTGCGGGCAGTAGTTAAAGCTGTAAACGTACCAGTTACAGTTAAAACTCGTATCGGTTGGACAGACCAAGAAATTACTATTCTCGATTTTGCCAAGCGCATGGAAGATGCTGGAGCGCAGATGATTACCGTTCACGGTCGCACTCGCGCTCAAGGTTATAATGGCCCTGCTAAGTGGGAGTGGATTAAAAAAGTTAAAGAAATTCTTTCTATTCCAGTTATCGGCAACGGGGATATTTTTTCCGTCGAAGCAGCAGTGCGGTGTTTAGAAGAAACTGGTGCTGATGGCGTGATGTGTTCGCGGGGAACTTTAGGCTACCCCTTCTTAGTTGGAGAAGTTGATTACTTCTTAAAAACAGGCAATTTGCTAGAGCCGCCGACACCCATACAGCGGTTGGAATGTGCTAAAGAACATTTGCAAGCGCTGTGGGAATATAAAGGCGATCGCGGCGTCCGACAAGCCCGCAAGCACATGACTTGGTATGCAAAAGGATTCGCTGGTGCTAGCGAGTTGAGGGGACAACTGGCTGTGGTAGATAAAGTTGAGCATGGGTTGGAATTTATTGATAGAGCTATTGAGCGACTGGCTAATTGTAATTGGCAAGAAGTTGAGGGTGAGGAGCCAATTTTGGTAGAAGTTTAA
- a CDS encoding CBS domain-containing protein: protein MQPSGLPFNTLGIDSAIDRHPLTVAPDTPLVEVLGLMSKLRSSCIIPVCSSVTNPLEASLSSTSGGGLLDRENEKVLDAAHSAGGCVLVMDGLQLVGVFTERDMVRLTAAGASLAAVKILDVVTQPPLVLKHSEVKDVFTVLSLFRQHRIRHLPIVDDGGSLVGVVTQDSIRTALQPVNLLTRLRYVRDVMTPSVVHAPLTASVMDLAQLMARQLVSCVVITKEARGNCTESSNSQFATSTLQLPVGIVTERDIVQFQALELDLSKTQAKDVMSTPLFCLSPSDSLWVAHQEMQRRRVRRLVVSGSGGELLGIVSQTSLLQVLNPADMYGVIEVLQQAVEERTQTLNNTNERLRREISERKRAEEALRQAHDDLKKQVEERTAQLTRANALLKQDIIERQRVEAALRQSEAQSKEQTTKLEQTVQELQKTQAQLIEKEKMSTLGQMVSAVTQEINNPINFIYGNLTYAGQYVEDLLLLLQVYAKNYPQPADEVQEEIDTIDLDFIKKDLPKILGSMQLGADRIRNLLLYLRNFSRVEDIHKITSANVKQRVENKAIKNSHYLNF from the coding sequence ATGCAGCCAAGCGGCCTGCCTTTTAATACCTTAGGCATAGACTCTGCAATCGATCGGCATCCTCTGACCGTTGCACCTGACACCCCCTTGGTTGAAGTCTTGGGGTTGATGAGTAAGTTACGGAGTAGTTGCATCATCCCCGTATGTAGTTCAGTAACAAATCCTCTTGAAGCATCCCTTAGCAGCACCTCTGGTGGTGGATTGCTAGATAGGGAAAACGAGAAGGTTCTGGACGCCGCCCATAGCGCTGGTGGATGCGTTTTGGTGATGGATGGCTTGCAGCTAGTCGGCGTATTCACCGAGCGAGATATGGTCAGGCTAACAGCAGCCGGAGCATCACTTGCAGCCGTCAAAATACTTGATGTAGTCACGCAACCACCTTTGGTGCTAAAACACTCAGAGGTGAAGGATGTCTTCACAGTCTTATCTCTATTTCGCCAACATCGTATTCGCCACCTGCCGATTGTTGACGATGGGGGGAGTCTGGTGGGAGTGGTGACACAAGACAGTATTCGCACAGCGCTGCAACCCGTCAATCTGCTAACGCGGTTGCGATACGTCAGGGATGTTATGACCCCCTCCGTAGTTCATGCACCGCTGACCGCCTCTGTAATGGATTTAGCCCAGTTGATGGCGAGGCAGTTAGTTAGCTGTGTTGTAATTACCAAAGAGGCAAGGGGTAATTGCACAGAAAGTTCCAATTCTCAATTCGCAACTTCCACCTTGCAATTACCTGTGGGCATTGTCACAGAGCGAGACATTGTGCAGTTTCAGGCGCTAGAGCTGGACTTATCCAAAACCCAGGCAAAAGACGTGATGAGTACGCCATTGTTTTGTCTTAGCCCCTCCGATTCGCTGTGGGTAGCCCATCAGGAGATGCAACGGCGGCGCGTGCGGCGTTTGGTTGTTAGTGGCAGTGGGGGGGAGTTACTGGGAATTGTCTCGCAAACCAGTCTGCTACAAGTGCTGAATCCAGCCGATATGTATGGTGTAATCGAGGTATTGCAGCAGGCAGTAGAAGAGCGGACACAGACATTAAATAATACTAACGAGCGGTTGCGCCGAGAAATTTCTGAACGCAAACGAGCTGAGGAAGCGCTGCGACAGGCGCACGATGATTTAAAAAAACAAGTGGAAGAACGGACAGCCCAGCTGACAAGAGCCAACGCACTACTCAAACAAGACATTATCGAGCGCCAGCGGGTAGAGGCGGCATTGCGGCAATCGGAAGCACAATCGAAAGAACAAACAACTAAACTGGAACAAACCGTGCAGGAGCTGCAAAAAACACAAGCGCAGCTGATTGAAAAGGAAAAAATGTCAACTTTGGGGCAGATGGTTTCCGCTGTTACTCAGGAAATTAATAACCCCATTAATTTTATTTACGGCAATCTGACTTACGCTGGTCAGTATGTAGAGGATTTGCTGTTGTTACTGCAAGTCTATGCTAAAAACTATCCCCAACCAGCGGATGAAGTGCAGGAGGAGATTGATACGATTGACCTAGATTTTATTAAGAAAGACCTACCAAAAATATTGGGGTCGATGCAACTGGGGGCCGATCGAATTCGCAATCTTTTGCTTTACCTGCGGAATTTTTCCCGCGTCGAGGATATCCATAAGATTACATCGGCGAATGTTAAGCAGCGGGTGGAGAATAAAGCTATTAAAAATAGCCATTATCTCAATTTTTAA
- a CDS encoding HhoA/HhoB/HtrA family serine endopeptidase: protein MSLSLKQLTTYLTLLAIGGGAGFVGSRYFKAENTGMSQPSQALPAVLQQLSPGQSRKPSNDLNFIAQAVQKVGPAVVRIDSSRKVSSNIPDQFKNPFFRRFFGSEVPLPPENRVERGTGSGFILTPDGRMMTNAHVVAGTDTVKVTLKDGRVLEGKVLGVDPVTDVAVVKIKANNLPTVALGNSQNLIPGEWAIAIGNPLGLDNTVTVGIVSATGRSSSQVGVPDKRVSFIQTDAAINPGNSGGPLLNSKGEVIGINTAIRADAQGLGFAIPIETAERIANQLFTKGRAEHPYLGIQMVTLTSELKEEINQDKDAGFKVSLDKGVLIAKVVNNSPADKAGLRKGDVIQKVGGKIVSTASQVQERVEATTIGALLDVEVIRGGQAQTIQVKTGAVPTK from the coding sequence ATGAGTTTATCCCTAAAACAGCTGACCACCTATCTGACTTTGCTGGCTATCGGCGGCGGTGCAGGATTTGTCGGGAGTCGCTATTTCAAGGCAGAAAACACAGGTATGTCACAGCCCTCCCAAGCGCTTCCGGCGGTGCTACAGCAATTATCTCCAGGGCAAAGTCGCAAACCCTCTAATGACCTAAACTTCATTGCCCAAGCCGTGCAAAAAGTCGGCCCAGCCGTAGTGCGAATTGATTCTTCGCGCAAAGTGTCTTCAAATATTCCCGACCAATTCAAAAACCCATTTTTCAGGCGCTTTTTTGGCAGCGAAGTGCCACTACCCCCAGAAAACAGGGTAGAACGCGGCACTGGCTCTGGGTTCATTCTCACCCCGGATGGTCGCATGATGACAAATGCCCATGTTGTTGCCGGGACAGATACGGTTAAAGTGACGCTTAAGGACGGTCGGGTGTTAGAGGGCAAGGTGCTGGGAGTCGATCCGGTCACAGATGTAGCTGTGGTCAAAATCAAGGCAAACAATTTGCCAACAGTAGCGCTGGGGAACTCGCAGAACTTGATACCTGGAGAGTGGGCGATCGCCATTGGCAATCCTCTCGGCTTAGACAATACAGTTACCGTAGGCATCGTCAGCGCCACAGGTCGTTCTAGCTCCCAAGTCGGCGTCCCCGATAAGCGCGTCAGCTTCATCCAAACCGACGCCGCCATCAACCCCGGTAACTCCGGTGGCCCGTTGTTAAACTCAAAAGGCGAAGTCATTGGCATCAACACCGCAATTCGGGCCGATGCCCAAGGACTCGGTTTTGCAATTCCGATTGAAACTGCCGAGAGAATCGCCAACCAGCTGTTTACCAAAGGCAGAGCCGAGCATCCCTACTTGGGAATTCAAATGGTAACTTTGACATCAGAGTTGAAAGAAGAGATTAACCAAGATAAAGATGCAGGCTTCAAAGTCAGTCTAGACAAAGGCGTTTTAATTGCCAAAGTTGTTAATAATTCACCCGCTGACAAGGCTGGATTACGCAAGGGCGATGTAATACAAAAAGTTGGTGGCAAAATTGTTAGCACTGCTTCTCAGGTGCAAGAGCGCGTAGAAGCGACTACAATCGGTGCGCTGCTGGATGTCGAAGTCATTCGGGGCGGTCAGGCGCAAACCATTCAGGTGAAAACAGGCGCTGTTCCGACCAAGTAG
- the dnaK gene encoding molecular chaperone DnaK — translation MGKVVGIDLGTTNSCVAVMEGGKPTVIANAEGFRTTPSVVAFAKNGDRLVGQIAKRQAVMNTDNTFYSVKRFIGRRFDEVTHETTEVSYKVLRDGNGNVKIDCPAQTKQFAPEEISSQVLRKLVDDASKYLGETVTQAVITVPAYFNDSQRQATKDAGKIAGIEVLRIINEPTAASLAYGLERKTNETILVFDLGGGTFDVSILDVGDGVFEVLATSGDTHLGGDDFDKKIVDYLAETFKKDEGLDLRKDKQALQRLTEAAEKAKIELSSVTQAEINLPFITATQDGPKHLDMTLTRAKFEELCADLIDRCRIPVENAVRDAKIDKARIDEVVLVGGSTRIPAVQELVKRVLGKDPNQSVNPDEVVAVGAAIQAGVLTGDAGTSGILLLDVSPLSLGVETLGGVMTKIIPRNTTVPTKKSEVFSTAVDGQTNVEIHVLQGEREMSNDNKSLGTFRLDGIPPAPRGVPQIEVTFDIDANGILSVTAKDRGTGKEQTISITGASTLDKAEVERMVKQAEQNAGADKERRDKIDRKNQADSLVYQAEKQITELGDKVPAADKTKMEGLIADLKDAVAKEDDERIKTLTTEVQQTLYTIGSNIYQQAGGGTPGGGDGTGGTGGGPTGGGTTGGDDVIDAEFSEPENK, via the coding sequence ATGGGAAAAGTAGTTGGAATTGACTTAGGAACGACTAACTCTTGCGTAGCAGTAATGGAAGGTGGTAAACCCACCGTAATCGCCAACGCAGAAGGTTTCCGCACGACCCCTTCGGTAGTAGCATTTGCCAAGAACGGCGATCGCCTTGTCGGTCAAATCGCTAAGCGCCAAGCCGTAATGAACACGGACAACACATTTTATTCCGTGAAGCGGTTCATCGGACGCAGATTTGACGAAGTAACCCACGAAACAACAGAAGTTTCTTACAAAGTTCTGCGCGATGGCAACGGCAATGTCAAGATAGACTGCCCTGCACAAACCAAGCAGTTTGCCCCAGAAGAAATTTCTTCCCAAGTCCTTCGCAAGCTGGTCGATGATGCCAGCAAATATCTCGGCGAAACCGTTACCCAAGCCGTAATCACGGTACCCGCTTACTTCAACGACTCCCAGCGCCAAGCTACTAAAGACGCTGGTAAAATTGCCGGAATTGAAGTACTGCGGATTATCAACGAACCTACCGCCGCTTCTCTAGCCTACGGCTTAGAAAGAAAGACCAACGAAACCATTCTGGTATTTGACCTTGGTGGTGGTACTTTCGACGTTTCTATCCTAGACGTGGGCGATGGCGTGTTTGAAGTGCTAGCTACCTCTGGTGACACTCACCTCGGTGGTGACGACTTCGACAAGAAAATCGTTGACTACCTTGCCGAAACCTTCAAAAAAGACGAAGGTTTAGACCTGCGTAAAGATAAGCAAGCGTTGCAACGTCTGACCGAAGCTGCTGAGAAAGCCAAGATCGAACTTTCTAGCGTTACCCAAGCCGAAATCAACCTGCCCTTTATCACAGCTACCCAGGATGGCCCCAAGCACCTGGATATGACTTTGACGCGGGCGAAGTTTGAAGAACTCTGTGCTGACTTAATCGATCGCTGCCGCATCCCCGTCGAAAATGCTGTGCGCGACGCCAAAATTGACAAGGCTCGCATTGACGAAGTAGTGCTAGTCGGTGGTTCTACTCGTATTCCTGCTGTCCAGGAACTGGTCAAGCGGGTTTTGGGTAAAGACCCCAACCAAAGCGTTAACCCTGATGAAGTCGTTGCAGTGGGTGCTGCAATTCAAGCGGGTGTCCTCACTGGCGATGCTGGAACTTCCGGTATCTTACTGCTCGACGTTAGCCCCTTGTCTCTGGGTGTAGAAACCCTCGGCGGCGTGATGACCAAGATCATCCCTCGCAACACTACCGTCCCCACCAAGAAGTCGGAAGTCTTCTCGACTGCTGTGGACGGTCAGACTAACGTGGAAATCCACGTCCTCCAGGGCGAGCGCGAGATGTCTAATGACAACAAGAGCTTAGGTACTTTCCGCTTGGATGGTATTCCACCAGCACCACGCGGCGTGCCTCAAATTGAAGTTACTTTCGACATTGACGCCAACGGCATCCTAAGTGTTACTGCTAAGGACAGGGGTACTGGTAAAGAGCAAACCATCAGCATCACTGGTGCTTCTACCCTAGATAAAGCTGAAGTCGAGCGCATGGTCAAGCAAGCGGAACAAAACGCGGGTGCCGATAAAGAGCGCCGCGATAAAATTGACCGCAAGAACCAGGCTGACTCCTTGGTGTACCAAGCAGAGAAGCAAATCACCGAACTTGGTGACAAGGTTCCCGCTGCTGATAAGACCAAGATGGAGGGATTGATTGCAGATCTCAAGGATGCTGTTGCTAAGGAAGATGATGAGCGTATCAAGACGCTTACGACTGAAGTGCAGCAAACACTCTACACGATTGGCAGCAATATCTATCAACAGGCTGGCGGCGGTACTCCCGGTGGCGGTGATGGTACGGGCGGCACTGGTGGCGGCCCCACTGGCGGCGGTACAACTGGCGGCGATGATGTGATTGATGCTGAGTTCTCGGAACCTGAAAATAAGTAA
- a CDS encoding ADP-ribosylglycohydrolase family protein, translating into MRRSSGYLFGLAFGDALGAVTEFLYVDEILHRFPPHGPQEPMGNPARVTDDTQMTLAVGEALLKSAQPFSAESLE; encoded by the coding sequence ATGCGCCGTAGTTCTGGATACCTGTTCGGTCTAGCTTTTGGGGATGCTTTAGGTGCTGTGACAGAGTTTCTTTACGTTGACGAAATTCTGCACCGCTTTCCACCGCACGGCCCACAAGAGCCAATGGGCAATCCGGCGAGGGTAACTGACGACACGCAGATGACTTTAGCAGTCGGTGAGGCACTGCTGAAATCGGCACAACCTTTCAGTGCTGAAAGCTTAGAGTAA
- a CDS encoding EI24 domain-containing protein — MIRFFRGLFAGATYHLRALAILNDTPELRGYVLIPILVNVIIGVALYVGLLLGGVHIVDILIAKLSLPNWASAAGVALPVLEWLLRILLGVLLLIVTAFLQVQFGVVLGAPWYGMLSEQLEKIRIGQLPPVVAESPVAILGDIGRSLFYELKKLLLVISFGVPLFIIGFVPPIGPLIASIGGILVSSTIICLDFFDAPLERRRLNFRTKLAIVRQNLPASSTFGLVSLFLVTIPLINLLSIPLCVSAGTLFVCDRVLPTLPQGSQENVNG; from the coding sequence GTGATTAGATTTTTTCGCGGATTATTTGCTGGCGCAACATACCACTTGCGGGCGCTGGCTATATTGAACGATACACCAGAATTGCGCGGCTATGTGCTAATCCCTATTTTGGTGAACGTCATCATTGGCGTTGCGCTTTACGTGGGATTGCTACTTGGTGGCGTTCATATTGTTGATATTTTGATTGCTAAACTGTCACTCCCCAATTGGGCGAGTGCGGCTGGAGTTGCTCTGCCCGTTTTGGAGTGGCTGCTGCGTATACTGTTGGGGGTGTTACTGCTGATTGTTACGGCGTTCTTGCAGGTGCAATTTGGTGTAGTCTTGGGGGCGCCCTGGTATGGAATGCTATCGGAACAATTGGAAAAGATACGCATCGGTCAATTGCCGCCTGTTGTGGCGGAGAGTCCTGTAGCTATTTTGGGGGATATAGGGCGATCGCTCTTCTATGAGCTAAAAAAATTGCTGCTTGTCATTAGCTTCGGGGTACCTTTATTTATAATTGGTTTTGTTCCACCAATCGGCCCACTAATTGCTAGCATCGGTGGCATCCTGGTATCGTCTACGATTATCTGTCTCGACTTTTTCGACGCACCCCTAGAAAGGCGTCGCCTGAACTTTCGCACTAAGCTGGCTATTGTGCGCCAAAACTTGCCTGCTAGCAGTACATTTGGCTTAGTATCCCTGTTTTTAGTTACCATCCCCCTAATTAACCTCTTAAGCATCCCCCTGTGCGTAAGTGCTGGAACGCTGTTTGTATGCGATCGCGTTTTGCCGACTTTACCCCAAGGCAGCCAGGAAAACGTTAACGGGTAA
- the recF gene encoding DNA replication/repair protein RecF (All proteins in this family for which functions are known are DNA-binding proteins that assist the filamentation of RecA onto DNA for the initiation of recombination or recombinational repair.), producing MYLKTLHLRQFRNYKDQRIDFSAPKTILVGNNAQGKSNVLEAVELLATLKSHRGGRDRDFVREGASEGKISATLDRTNGLSELALTLRIQGRRTVALNQESLRRQLDFLGVLNAVQFSSLDLDLVRGAPERRRNWLDSMLTQLEPIYAHILQQYNQVLRQRNALLKALKNQDSDALDRISANQDSELALWDAQLATVGSRVTRRRSRVLQRLAPLATAWHASISGKTEVLELTYAPNIPLEYDDAASVQQSFLDKIQQRRVAEQHIGTTIVGPHRDDVDFAINQTPARAYGSQGQQRTLVLALKLAELKLIEEVVGEPPLLLLDDVLAELDLLRQNQLLDAIQDRFQTLIATTHLGSFDAQWLNSSQILSVQAGQINTC from the coding sequence ATGTATCTTAAGACCCTTCACCTGCGACAGTTCCGCAACTACAAAGATCAGCGGATTGACTTTAGTGCCCCCAAAACGATTTTGGTGGGGAATAACGCTCAGGGGAAGTCTAATGTTTTGGAGGCGGTCGAGTTACTAGCGACGTTAAAGAGCCACAGGGGGGGACGCGATCGCGATTTTGTCCGCGAAGGTGCATCGGAGGGCAAAATCTCCGCCACCCTAGACCGCACCAACGGTTTGAGCGAACTTGCTTTAACTCTACGCATTCAAGGGCGTCGCACCGTTGCCCTCAACCAGGAATCTTTACGTCGCCAACTCGACTTCTTGGGTGTCCTCAATGCCGTCCAGTTCTCTAGTCTAGACTTAGACCTAGTGCGGGGTGCGCCCGAAAGGCGGCGCAACTGGCTCGATTCCATGCTCACTCAGCTCGAACCCATCTACGCCCACATTTTGCAGCAGTACAACCAGGTTCTGCGCCAGCGCAACGCTCTTTTAAAAGCACTGAAGAATCAGGACTCAGACGCGCTCGATCGCATCTCTGCAAATCAGGACTCAGAACTAGCTCTGTGGGATGCCCAATTAGCGACAGTAGGCTCCCGCGTCACCAGACGACGATCGCGCGTTTTGCAGCGGCTGGCTCCCCTCGCCACCGCTTGGCACGCTAGCATCAGCGGCAAAACTGAGGTGCTAGAATTGACCTATGCTCCAAATATCCCCCTAGAGTATGATGACGCCGCTTCTGTACAGCAATCCTTTTTAGACAAAATACAGCAGCGTCGCGTCGCCGAACAGCATATCGGCACAACCATAGTGGGTCCTCATCGAGACGATGTTGACTTTGCTATCAACCAAACGCCAGCAAGAGCTTATGGCTCCCAAGGTCAGCAGCGAACGCTAGTTTTAGCCCTCAAACTGGCAGAGCTAAAATTAATTGAAGAAGTCGTTGGCGAACCGCCGCTGCTACTGCTTGACGATGTTTTGGCTGAACTCGATCTCTTGCGTCAAAATCAGCTCCTCGACGCCATTCAAGACCGTTTTCAAACCTTGATCGCCACCACCCATTTAGGCTCTTTCGATGCCCAGTGGCTGAATTCTTCGCAAATTCTATCTGTCCAGGCGGGGCAGATAAATACGTGTTAA